The Buteo buteo chromosome 25, bButBut1.hap1.1, whole genome shotgun sequence genome has a window encoding:
- the LOC142044614 gene encoding lysozyme g-like isoform X1, which translates to MPEAELWTSRLFGMLRKNRSTYTMLVLLGLAALLGASQGRTDCYGSVNRIRTPGASRKTAKPEGLPYSGVRASEKIAERDLRAMDQYKTLIKKVGEKLCIEPALIAGIISRESHAGKALKNGWGDNGNGFGLMQVDKNSHRPVGQWNSEAHLTQGTNILIMMIKTIQKKFPRWTKDQQLKGGISAYNAGPRNVQSYDRMDIGTTHDDYSNDVVARAQYYKKHGY; encoded by the exons ATGCCAGAAGCTGAGCTGTGGACAAGTAG GCTGTTTGGCATGCTCAGGAAGAACCGCTCCACGTACACAATGCTCGTGCTGCTGGGCCTTGCTGCCCTCCTGG GTGCCTCCCAGGGCCGCACGGATTGCTACGGCAGTGTCAACAGAATTAGAACCCCTGGGGCTTCAAGGAAAACTGCAAAGCCAGAGGGTTTACCCTACTCTG GAGTTAGAGCTTCAGAAAAGATCGCTGAACGGGACCTAAGAGCTATGGATCAATATAAAACACTCATTAAGAAAGTTGGTGAAAAACTGTGCATAGAACCAGCCCTGATCGCTGGCATCATCTCCCGGGAATCTCATGCTGGCAAAGCACTGAAGAATGGCTGGGGAGACAATGGAAATGGATTTGGTTTAATGCAG GTTGACAAAAACTCACATAGACCTGTGGGACAATGGAACAGTGAAGCTCATCTTACCCAGGGCACAAACATACTTATCATGATGATAAAGACAATACAGAAGAAGTTCCCACGCTGGACAAAGGATCAACAGCTGAAGG GTGGGATTTCTGCCTACAACGCTGGTCCTAGGAACGTCCAAAGCTATGACAGAATGGACATCGGCACCACCCACGATGACTACTCCAACGACGTGGTTGCGCGAGCCCAGTATTACAAGAAACACGGATACTAG
- the LOC142044614 gene encoding lysozyme g-like isoform X2, giving the protein MLRKNRSTYTMLVLLGLAALLGASQGRTDCYGSVNRIRTPGASRKTAKPEGLPYSGVRASEKIAERDLRAMDQYKTLIKKVGEKLCIEPALIAGIISRESHAGKALKNGWGDNGNGFGLMQVDKNSHRPVGQWNSEAHLTQGTNILIMMIKTIQKKFPRWTKDQQLKGGISAYNAGPRNVQSYDRMDIGTTHDDYSNDVVARAQYYKKHGY; this is encoded by the exons ATGCTCAGGAAGAACCGCTCCACGTACACAATGCTCGTGCTGCTGGGCCTTGCTGCCCTCCTGG GTGCCTCCCAGGGCCGCACGGATTGCTACGGCAGTGTCAACAGAATTAGAACCCCTGGGGCTTCAAGGAAAACTGCAAAGCCAGAGGGTTTACCCTACTCTG GAGTTAGAGCTTCAGAAAAGATCGCTGAACGGGACCTAAGAGCTATGGATCAATATAAAACACTCATTAAGAAAGTTGGTGAAAAACTGTGCATAGAACCAGCCCTGATCGCTGGCATCATCTCCCGGGAATCTCATGCTGGCAAAGCACTGAAGAATGGCTGGGGAGACAATGGAAATGGATTTGGTTTAATGCAG GTTGACAAAAACTCACATAGACCTGTGGGACAATGGAACAGTGAAGCTCATCTTACCCAGGGCACAAACATACTTATCATGATGATAAAGACAATACAGAAGAAGTTCCCACGCTGGACAAAGGATCAACAGCTGAAGG GTGGGATTTCTGCCTACAACGCTGGTCCTAGGAACGTCCAAAGCTATGACAGAATGGACATCGGCACCACCCACGATGACTACTCCAACGACGTGGTTGCGCGAGCCCAGTATTACAAGAAACACGGATACTAG
- the LOC142044681 gene encoding lysozyme g-like, whose product MSGCLDRYGNILNVDTTGASEATAKPEGLSYAGVPASEKIAEKDLKNMEKYQAKITQAGNRKCVDPAVIAGIISRESHAGTVLKDGWGDHGNAFGLMQVDKRYHKIVGSWDSEEHLAQGTEILCGMIKEIQRKFPSWTKEQQLKGGISAYNAGANNVQSYDRMDIGTTHNDYANDVVARAKFYKRNGY is encoded by the exons ATGTCAG GCTGTTTGGACCGTTACGGGAATATACTGAATGTTGACACAACTGGAGCTTCGGAGGCAACTGCGAAACCAGAAGGTCTGAGCTATGCAG GAGTTCCTGCCTCAGAGAAGATTGCAGAAAAAGATTTGAAGAACATGGAGAAATACCAAGCCAAGATTACACAAGCTGGCAACCGCAAGTGTGTTGATCCAGCTGTGATTGCTGGTATTATCTCTCGAGAGTCGCATGCTGGGACAGTGCTGAAGGATGGCTGGGGTGACCATGGAAATGCATTTGGTTTAATGCAG GTTGACAAACGGTACCATAAGATTGTCGGGTcatgggacagtgaagagcactTAGCACAAGGCACGGAGATTTTATGTGGGATGATAAAGGAAATCCAGAGGAAATTCCCAAGTTGGACAAAGGAACAGCAGCTCAAAG GTGGGATCTCAGCCTATAATGCGGGAGCTAACAACGTCCAGAGCTATGATAGGATGGATATTGGCACAACCCACAATGACTATGCCAATGATGTGGTTGCAAGAGCCAAGTTTTATAAGAGAAATGGATACTGA